In one window of Saprospiraceae bacterium DNA:
- a CDS encoding right-handed parallel beta-helix repeat-containing protein, protein MFKIINIVLLNLILTVGTSARTYDIRSFGAVGDGVTLNTNAIQKAIDQAHADGGGIVWIPSGKFVSGSIVLKTGVELYLDKKAELLGSLDARDYKRFYKWLALILAENASHISIRGKGTIDGRGAELGLHVDSLFYAGQIDSHRYHLTERRAWHELRPHLIDFVGCRFITITGVLMKNASSWVQSYEKCYHIRMDKIVVDSDAYWNNDGIDIIDCQNVQITNCFVNASDDGICIKSEDFSLSQICDSIYISDCTVRSSASAVKFGTSLVSGARNVVIRNIKIYDTFRSAIAIEATQGGFIENVLVENITAKNTGNAIFLRIGRVRGAEKAGPLRNVVIRNLKVEIPFENPDFDYEIRGPNLSTFHNVFPSSITGNQGVYVENVHLEDITITYPGRGNKAYANLPLYRIKDVPELETSYPEFSMFGELPAWGFYVRHVKGLSFKNIKLKIRKPDYRPAMVFDDVHMLSIDGLQVKGDDKTDPIFFKDTTDISVSSLKLN, encoded by the coding sequence ATGTTTAAAATCATTAATATAGTTTTATTAAATCTGATATTGACGGTTGGAACATCTGCACGTACCTACGACATCCGGTCATTTGGCGCCGTAGGCGATGGGGTCACCTTAAATACCAACGCCATCCAAAAAGCTATTGATCAGGCACATGCTGATGGCGGAGGGATCGTATGGATTCCAAGTGGAAAATTTGTTTCGGGTTCTATCGTTTTGAAAACCGGAGTTGAATTGTACCTGGATAAGAAAGCGGAATTGCTCGGGAGTCTCGATGCAAGAGATTATAAAAGATTTTATAAATGGCTGGCCCTGATCCTTGCCGAAAATGCAAGCCATATTTCCATACGGGGTAAAGGCACCATTGATGGAAGGGGAGCGGAGCTGGGCTTGCATGTCGACAGTTTGTTTTATGCTGGGCAAATCGACAGCCATCGTTATCATCTAACCGAACGCAGAGCATGGCATGAATTGCGACCGCATCTGATCGATTTTGTCGGATGCCGGTTTATCACCATCACCGGTGTGTTGATGAAAAATGCTTCCAGTTGGGTGCAATCCTACGAAAAGTGTTATCACATCCGAATGGATAAAATAGTGGTGGATAGCGATGCATACTGGAATAACGATGGTATTGATATTATCGATTGTCAGAACGTACAAATTACAAATTGCTTTGTCAATGCTTCCGACGATGGTATTTGCATCAAATCTGAAGATTTTAGTTTAAGTCAGATCTGCGACAGCATTTATATTTCCGATTGCACGGTACGATCGAGTGCATCGGCAGTAAAATTCGGGACATCTTTGGTAAGTGGAGCCAGAAATGTGGTCATCAGAAATATTAAAATTTACGATACCTTTCGATCAGCGATAGCCATAGAAGCCACACAGGGTGGATTTATTGAAAATGTGCTCGTAGAAAATATTACTGCAAAAAATACGGGCAACGCAATTTTCCTCCGTATAGGCCGCGTTCGTGGAGCAGAGAAAGCAGGTCCGCTCCGGAATGTGGTGATCAGAAATTTGAAAGTCGAAATACCCTTTGAAAATCCCGATTTTGACTACGAAATTCGTGGTCCAAATTTATCGACGTTTCACAATGTATTTCCTTCATCCATCACGGGAAATCAGGGAGTTTATGTAGAAAATGTTCATCTCGAAGATATTACAATTACTTATCCGGGCAGAGGCAATAAAGCTTATGCGAACTTACCCCTTTACCGGATAAAGGATGTTCCGGAACTCGAAACCAGCTACCCTGAATTTTCTATGTTTGGGGAACTTCCCGCCTGGGGATTTTATGTAAGGCATGTAAAAGGGCTGAGTTTTAAAAATATAAAACTCAAAATCAGAAAACCCGATTATCGGCCGGCCATGGTATTTGACGATGTGCATATGCTTAGTATCGATGGCTTACAAGTAAAAGGCGATGACAAAACGGATCCTATTTTCTTCAAGGATACGACAGATATTTCTGTAAGTAGTTTGAAATTAAATTGA
- a CDS encoding UPF0175 family protein — protein MKALTLNLPDQIDLDNQQLSILVAVMLYEKGKLSLGQASEVAGLTKRAFAEMMGSYNVSIFNYPSEDLKTDVFNA, from the coding sequence ATGAAAGCCCTTACATTGAATCTGCCGGATCAAATAGATTTGGACAATCAGCAATTATCAATTCTTGTTGCAGTAATGCTCTATGAAAAAGGGAAGTTATCGTTAGGACAAGCTTCAGAGGTTGCCGGCCTGACTAAACGTGCATTTGCAGAAATGATGGGAAGTTACAACGTTTCGATCTTTAACTACCCTTCTGAGGACCTTAAGACAGATGTCTTTAATGCTTAA